caaccaatgattaccttgctacaacatccacggcagtatcaggatcccaccaaatcactttagagaaacataaaactgcaaaaataagaagaaagtgattcagtaatgattaattgagaGGATGAATCTTTTaaatgactaccatagcttagtttcgcattcaattatgaacgtatatatattgaaggattgaaataaatggaacttaatctatattCGTAAGtactgtttcaacctaaaaaggtttagagtgtcatcctaaatagcttataattaactccaaaatatgaagtctcaagaattcaagaaatcaaagagtattatttttattttatatgcaaaccaaacatgcttaactactcccccacacttaaactcaacattgtcctcaatgttcaaaaccgaaaattctgagttctgacataacaaccctgaaaaactcaaacacctgtacaaatgggtaggtaactaggaaaaacattctaaactaaagttgttcgcctacatcTGTTATATGAGGTGTCAAAAGGAcatagtgtttcgataaacggtgtgacttttatggcctccggactgacagacatgcaatctgaaaaagttcaggAAAAATACCAAAAGTCAAATGTCTAGGCCAATCTGTCCAACTTAGCAGACTccgaattaatattttatttttgtaaaagaaagttgagtctgtcctctttaaaatttggggtaaaccactcaaatcggactccgtatgaagtctcgagagctatttccGTAACAAGtgtgcagtcagaattttctgatgagaattcgtcaaaactttcattaaagATATAgaacttgtaaaatctaagatgggaatgcacgatacgatatgcaaaactaagaaaattaaaaacaaaaggatagagatacaaaaccgatgggttacctcccatttagtgcttagtttaatgtcctcagcccgacttggtATTCCGCCAATTACTCATCCAGAGGGAGATAATCATGAAATCcttgcacatccatatccacataagcgatgctttcataatatggcttcaatctatggccgttcacctttaaattttgttccatctctaagactagagatttcaactgcgccatgagaataaacattagtaacaacatacggttcaatccatctggaccttagcttaccaggaaatagtttaagacgagaataaaataaaagaactttttgccccacaacaaaattctttcgagaaatcatcttgtcatgaaaaagtttcgtcttttccttgtaaatactaGAACTCTCGTAAgaatcattacgtatctcctctagctcattgagttgtaacttcctttgtttccccgcattgtcataatccatgttgcacatctttatcgcccaatatgccttgtgttcaagttcaaccggaagatgacaagctttgccataaatcaaccgatatggagacataccaatcgacgttttgtacgccgttctatatgcccataatgcatcattaagcctataactccaatctttccgtgtagtgtatacgattttctcaagaatggatttaatctcacggtttgagatttcggcttgcccactagtttgtgggtgatacggcgtaccaaccttgtgtgttatgttgtacttcttgagtagagcatggaaggatttctgaaaatgcaaacctccgtcactgataaccactcttggtgtaccatgtctagagaaaatatattccttcacaaactcacaaacaacttgagaatcattagtaggggtggctttagcttccacccatttagaaatataatccacaacaagaagtatataaaattttccattagaattgacaaaatgacccataaaatcaattccccatacatcaaatacttcaacatcaagaattggtgtgagtgacatttgatttcgagcacctagattgcccgttctttgacatctatcacaagatttgtaaaaaatatatgcatcttcAAATAGAGTAGGCCAGTAAaagccactttcaagtactttgaaagaggtacgtttagaaccaaagtgaccaccacatgcataagtatgacaaaaagtaagaatagattgaaattcagaattaggtacgcacatgcggatgatttgatcagaaccgtatttccacaaataggactcatcccacacatactgcttggctattttcttaagcttaagcttttgaaaattagacattgtactaggtacttgttttgtaaccaagtagttcactatatccgcgtaccaaggtgttgaatattcaattgagaaaagttgttcgtctggaaaacgatcttgtaaaggaagttcttcttcagaaacaacaagtctgctgagatgatccgcaacagtattttcaacacctcttttatccttgatttcataatcgAATTCTTGTAGTAGCagtatccaccgtataagtcttggcttagcttatttcttctttagtaggtacctaagtgttgtgtgatcggaatacacaaccacttttgaaccaaccaaatatgatctaaatttttcaagtgcaaacactatagccaaaaattctttctcggtggtagaatagttgatttgtgcatcgtttagggtcctagatgcataataaatcacattagacagcttgtctactctttggccaaaacggctccaactgcatagtcacttgcatcacacatcaaTTCAAATGGTAAACTCTAATCTGGTGACTTTAAAACCTATCAATAAACAGCGCCAAAATAGTTgagtctagcttcacaatcccaatgaagtctttaagtcgttaacctacagggtttcgtgaaaaacctaaggttaaaggagaatcgactctagttatgcaactagtatcacacaggaggtgtggggattaggtttcccagttgctagagttctcctttatatagaattcaaatcagggtttgcgatctaagttaccttggtaacaaagcattcaatattcaccgtcagatgaaaacctgattagattctataattgcggtttattattaattttcgattgattggattgactaacggttgttgaactttgattacacctagtttgtttatgcttgagaaacttctcttctgatataagattcactcaaactagatcgaagtttcgatgggtatctttagactgtttgtagatctaaagacgtcttgtgataatccattgttaacagactccgttctgtgcgtgattgatcacaagagattcaagttgattatgtgcaggtgtttattgaagatctaagaagatttgaagacaaagaagactttgaagatttctgatttgggttcataatctttggtgttcacaatacttgtttcggttaaagaggatccaactataatcagtttatccttgtggtagatttgattgaatagttgagtagatcagcatcaatacgtttctttgtgattcaaaatattgattgcaaaatctagacgattacttcggtaattgttagtagatagataTAAGGACCTGGCAAAGCAGTTTATTGGGATAAccgaaagagccttttgtcgaactcatatcacttggttgaaaagagttgctaccaaacatatttgttgttcctttactgtttggaatacgaagcaaaggaattgttccaagtacgtgacttattacaagttggaggcgtgggaatacagacggaactaggtgaactatatgtttagttgcttggtctcaactatacgaagttggtttgattttgtatagcggcttaatcctgagagtattcaattctggacaacgtcccggggtttttctgcatttgtggtttcctcgttgacaaaatcttgttgtgtcttttacttttctatttccgcaattataattgttcttattatagttagaagtaaaatacgcaaacgttaattcctatttacttgatagtaatcctattgtgtttggttaagtctgaacctcttatcaagtaaacatacttcgttgttgtattatctcgatctcgtatccatagacgatcacacgaagtgtgaaccgattagttgtactgtctcgactcagtccatagacaatcacttttggagaaaggacttatatgtggaaaagttttagattgaggtatatttgggtacctttaTCTTTTCAAGTTATTGCACCTTACTCTGAGCGTCCTTAAGATAATATTTATGCAAAACTTTATGGAGTGATCTATAATCAGGATATAGAGTTTATCTGTTTATGCACCTTATTATATTTTCTATCAAAGATTGAGAGATAGGCATGTTTAGAATAGTTAAGgataaacaacatcaaaataaTCAAGAAGATGATGAGGGTGATATCAAACCAGATGGCTTTGACACGAACCAGGTTGTCAAGCATGTGATACTTAGCTTTGATGAGCCAAtcctccaaagcaccagagctgGTCCATCGTATATTAGTCAGCATATCTGATTCAACATGCCATTCTGATTGTTCATTCAGATCAAGACTGTCTGAATAGTGCACGTATGGTTGCAATGACCGCCTAAGTGAACCACTTGGCAGATGTCAACTCAGAAGAGGTTGTGCCGCCAtctatcaaaaattaaaataaattgacgGTTAGAATATCTTGGGTGGAGTTTCTGCTTATAGGGTGTAGGCAATGAAAGGCTAGATGCGTGATAACTGAATTGACATACGGGGGGTGGGGGGGAGTTATAACGTTTGAAAATGTAGTTATCTCTTCGGGAATCACCGTGATAAATGGTGAAGAGGCCCTAAATAGGATAGCTATAATCCTTAATTTCTCTTGCAACTGGTTCTCTATCTTCTTTTCCAGTATTCCTTCTCCAACATCTAGCTTGTTGAAACTCGAAACTGAACATCCCAAAAATTTGATATCAGCAGCATCATGTTTGGAGAAAACAATATGTCTGAGTAGGAAAAGAAGGTGCTGCTTGAAGTTGATGTTGAACACCGGATTCATTGGTTTCCTTTCAAATATGTTGTTGAATGTTTGCCATGTGGAATTGCGTTTCCACAAGGGCGTGAGTCTCCTGGATTCCAACAAAGATTTGTATGGTACTTGGATGATATGCAACATAATGTTAATTGAACATCAATTAATTATAGAATCTCCTGTTGAAAGACTTGCTCAGTATTTTAGTCATCCAAAGCCTGAGCCGATTAATCAAGATACTAGTAACCCATTTGAGATTCGATTGCAGACTTATGAGGTTGGTAATAGTAATCGCAATGTTTCTGATGGTGGTGGTGCAACAAAGGGCCAGCAAGGAGAATTTGATGATAGTGATTTTGCTTTTATGGATTAAGATGAAAAAACTACTCAGTCCCATGGAGATAAGCCTCTCAGGCCTGgatatgatgatgatgactggATCATGTATGCCCATCATCCCAAGTATGGTCCATTCAAAGTTCATGAAGGTGTGGCAGTTATTGCTGATCGGTTCCTTGTGTCTGGGCTTAGCAGGGTTGGTTTCCAGTCTACTACTCTTCCTGCAGGTACAAGGCATGCTGTTCGGATGTTGGTTGCACGACCATGGATATAAGATGAACCTATGCATTTCCCTATGTTGAATGCATTGTATCCTACCACATTTTGATTGGTCGAGAGATTTTTTCCAGGAGAGGTCATCTAGAAATCGATCCAACTCAGCTAAAGACTGAACATGATAAAAGTACTCCTTCTTCCGCCACTCCAGCTAATCCTGAGAACCCTGAACCACTTGTTGAGCATTCAAATCTACTACGTGTAATGCGTAGCCAAAGGTCATCGGTTCAAATGACTAGAAGCAGGACTCGAAGTGTCAGCCAGGGGACTCGGAGCCAGACTCTGCAACAGTTTAAGTAAGTGATTTTGTGTCTTTCTTATCCATTTCTATTTATTTGAAGATCACAAGCTTATCCTCAATTGGAGGTTTTAGATTGAGAGTTGAGATGTGGTTATTTTGTTTGTGGTTAATTTTTTGGTGGATGATGAACACTGTTCTTTTGTGTCTTTTATAATTGGTTGTTTGAACTTGATGTGGTTTTTAGAGTTGGTATTTTGAATTTCAGACTTGATATGGAAAAATCCAGTATATTTTCGTATGCTATGCTCATGTTTAGTATGGATGAAATCAGTATTGGAATGGGTTTGTTTGTTGATGTGGTTATAATTGTGAAACTGGATATGATTGTTGTAATCATCCATAAGGATTTTGGTATCTGGGGTTAAAGAATCAGCCATAGGTTTGTCAGGGGTAGTCATTAAGTTGGAATGGAGTATGCTAGAGTTTAATCTTAGGATTTTGATGTTGAGATGAATAGGATCATAATGGTTATAATGTTGAGAAATTTTACTGAAATAGTAGGATTTAAGAGAAAGGTATGGGATGTGAACTTGATAGGAGAATTGGGGGTAATCTGGACAATGCCAGTTACCCTGGTATTAGGATTCAACGTAGAATGTGATTCAAAATCTCTATGCAATTGATGATTAGTAATAGGTTTTGAGGTGATTGGGTTATATGAGTTGATGGTTAAGTTAATGTTACTTAATGAGAAATCCAAGTTGTTGTTGTGAGTTTGAGAGTTTTCCTGCTTAGAGTGAGTGTAAATGATTTCAGTTGTTCCTCCTGTGATTGTAATGTTTGTGATTTCTGCAATGTGCGTGGAGTTAGCATTCATTGTGATTCCAGTGATTAGAAGAGAAATCAAAGGGAAGCTAGGTAAAAATCATGAGGAGCAGAAAAAGAAATCAGAGGATGGTGAGAGCTGCGGCTAGAGTCCGGCAGAAACTACCCGTTATAACACTACAGACAGAATAACGGTAAAGGGAAATAGCCGGAGAGAGAAAAATCAGGTGAGAATGAGAGAAATCAGGTAAGGGGGACAGAAGCAATCGTACAATGAAAGAGAAGACATTATGGATACTATTTTCTTCAAACAACTCACACAATTACTTTATCAAGTTTTGTACTTTTGATGTCTTACACATAGATAGTGCACCAAAGAGGACAGATAGCTGGATTTGGACAGGAATGCTATCTGGcataaaccaaatcaaaaaataatgTTTCTAGGAAATTGGAAATGGGAAAAAAGTGGATATTTGGGATGATTTTTGGATCCCAGATACATCCCCCTTTGAATAAACCTCAAATTCACACCGAAATTTTAACAAAGGTCTCACACTTAATCACTTCTCAAAATTCTTGGGACTGTGAAAAACGAAAAAAATGCTTTGATGACCAAACTATagataaaataaggaaaataaccaTCAAAGGAAATGAAGAAGAGGACATTGCTCGCTGGTCTCTAACTGAACAAGTAAATTTCACTGTAAAGTCTTTATATAAGATAATAAACACCAGTGGAAATATAAACACAAACTGGAAAAAGATCTGGGGAATAGATATTACTCCGTCTGTAAAACATTTCATGTGGAGAGCTGCACAAGCCATTCTACCTACCAACATGAGGATGACAACTATCCTACCCTACACAAATACAACTTGTAACTTGTGTAACGAGGGTCAAGAGACCTTAACTCACCTGTTCTTTGATTGTAACTTTGCTACACAAGTGTGGATGCAtttcaatttagaataaacaattTGTTACAAATGGCACCAATACCTTCCATGAGTGGTTGAACGACTGTATTGAAAATCAGGATAGAggcatttatggaatgaactggcAAGTTCTGTCTAGTGTCATAATTTGGTATATATGGAAGGCAAGGTGCAACATTACCTTTAGAAAGGAAAGTCAAAACAGTCAAAAAACGACAGACAGCATAGCAAAATACATCAATAACTACTTGATTGTAAACAAAAAGGCTACAACATAATGCACTCCCTATACTACAACAACAAGGATGACGAAAATCTAAAAATAACCAAACAGCAAACAACGGAACCAGTACCTACTATGACTTTGAAAATGAACATAGTtttgtccatgattgattcagcAGCAAAAGCAGGTATTGGATTAACACTATGTGATTATACAGGTACCATCAGAGAAGCCAGAGGACTTGATGCAGACTGCACTACatgggaacaattagagcagaaGGGGCTGAAGCGACATTCCAATGGGCAGCTGAATGGAGTGATCACACCATATCGTTTAGAAGCTATTCTGAACCTATTCCACTGCTGCTGATAGGAAAGTATGCAACAGTAAGGGAACAGAGATATGATAAGTGCAGATTTTGGAAACACGACAAAATTTGAAATTAACTTTATAGCTCTAGATTTCAGTTTAGTTAGAAAGTTTAATGTAATATGAGCAGCCAAACTATCTTTTTTTTTGCAACAAGTATGCAATACAACATACTTGGAAAGATACTAGCCTGAATGCTTAATTAACTTACCTGAACATTCAAAGATGGAATGATTATGTAACCTATATCTGAAACTTTGTTAACACATACTAAGGAACCATTGCTTTAATGATATGAGGGAAAcctcctttttcaaaaaaaaaaaaacaacaacaagaaactctGTNNNNNNNNNNNNNNNNNNNNNNNNNNNNNNNNNNNNNNNNNNNNNNNNNNNNNNNNNNNNNNNNNNNNNNNcctcctttttcaaaaaaaaaaaaaaacaaaaaaaaaaaggttttgtacTTTTGAAATTAAATTCCCACAACCCAGCCTAGctgcattttggatgcatatcaTCATCATATGATCATCAGTAATAATGTACAATGGGCTCAGTTCTTCGTGGACTTGGGACTTGGAGTCCCTGTCTGTGCTTCCGTAACTTTTAATTCCGAGAAATGGTTCTACTACCCTTAGGAATTAGCAGGATGTCTCACAAAATCTCTAGAATGTGTATGAATAAGGGAAGTGTTGACATCATGGCTCAAGAACCCAAAAATCACAGCACTCTGATCTTCATCACCACCACAAAACTCCAACTCTGACACCTAGCAACTAATATCCTAAACAAGTGAACCTCATGCAGACCTCCCATGTGCGGCCTTCTGAATTTGTATATGAATATTAACAATTCCTAGATTCACTCCATATCATCTCCCTAGAAAATTAATTTGCATCTTTCTCATCCAATGACTAAACCACAAATAGTGGCAACAAAAATTCAACTCATGTCGAAGAAAAAACTATGTAACTCGAAACGAACTTAATCAGTTCCTCTACTCGGGAGAACTCTTCTCTAGTTCAGTGTCTCTCTCTAGTCGCTCGTGAGTAGTGGTGACACCTAAACCTAAACAAACATTATAGCCATGTGTTGTAtcaaaaaccaaactgaaaaTTTATGAAAACTGTTACGGATAAACATTATTAAAAACCTAAGACACCATTTATCAATCATGTCAATTTAACAAACACGCAAAATCATTGTCTTTTGACACGTGTCGAGAACCCTTTTATCCAGGCCAGCGTAGCTCATAACAGTAGTCCTGATCTTATATTGTTATATATAAATGACTGAAAAGgtaatgaaagaagaagaaaagtaggaaGAAATCATCATGGTGACTACTACGAATGTAAGTGATGAAGATAAGAAGTTGAAAACAGTGAAGAAAAGGAGTTCCTCAGCAGCAACAAAATCAAGAAGAGGATGTATGAGAGGAAAAGGAGGTCCAGAGAATTCACTGTGCAAGTACAGAGGAGTTAGGCAAAGGACATGGGGGAAATGGGTTGCTGAAATTCGTGAACCAAACAGAGGTGCTAGACTTTGGTTAGGTACTTATAATACATCTCTGGAAGCTGCAATTGCTTATGATAAAACTGCTTTTCAACTCTATGGTTCTTCTGCTAAACTCAATTTacctcatcatcaccatcatctcaATCACCAAAATCCTGTGAAATCATCACcagcatcttcttctttttcttctactaCTACTTCTTCAAACCCTTGTACCCAAACTACCCAAATGGaagaaaatcaacaaacaaagccTAGTAGTACAGTGGTCAATAATGAGGGGTGTCTTGATTTGGGTATGGGCTCTTTACAAGGGAAAGAAGATGAGGGTAATTCAGTAACGTACAAGACGGAGGAAGATGATAGTGATCAAATTGGTCAATATTGGGAGAACTTGTCTTTGACTTTCTCAGATGATCAAGATATCTTCAGAAGCTTAGATACGCCAATGATGAAAGAATATGCAGCAGAATTAGGAGGATATCCAAGTGTCGACTGATACTCCTTCAATCATGGGCCGGTTCTGGCACGTGTTATGTCAGTAGTGACTAGGGACCTAGGGTCGATCTTTTTATGTAAAATACGTGTACATTAGTATGCATAAAATTAACAATGTAAAATCATATGGGGAATGTACTTTTAATATGTTTAGATTGTCGGCCCGCAAATTTGTCTTTGGCCTGTGTCGTGTAAAATCCAAATTTCAGGTGTAGTAGAATTTTGGCTTTCTTGTTGGTAGATCGGCTCTCATGTAAAAGACCTGCGAGAAGTATAGTTGGTACAACTACAAATCCAGTACCAGTAATGTGATTCTGGAATGTGGTATGTAGAATAATGAGTATTCGGTTGATATTTATCTTTAACTCTACCGCTTCTGGAAAATGCTTTAAAATGGATACTGTATACTAAACTTTGTAAACAAGTTAAACACAGTAGTTAGCACAttaaagagattttttttaacaTTAAAAGACCAAAATCCTTGCTTGGAAGAAAGTCGGATTCTACGTccatttctctttttgtttagaaACTCCTCCGACACTCTTACAAACTCACACAACTCCCCCATCCAGCCATCCTACACTACAAGGACATTCGAAAAATGAAAGGCCTTCGGGTAATGAATTTTACACACCTGCTTTCAAGAGCTAAGGATACTAGTTGGCTAATGGTACTGACAAACACGTAAAATGGCTGAAATTCTATACGTATAAACTTGAACTATTATAATGCAGGTATGAGCATGTTTGTTTGCCATCAGTGCCATAGCAAGGTCCAGTAAAGCTAGTGCATGCTGGATCTAACAAAGATGGGGAAAATCGAAAATGGTTTTGTGAAATTTTGTTGTGTCAGGCAGATTTGGATAAAGGCAGCAAAGCAGGTAGGGTCAAACaaaccaaaattaaaaaaatatcatCTACTTTGGTAATGCTTTACGATAAACAACGTTCAAGATGGACCAACAACTGGTGGTGGGGATCATCAAAACGATCATTCAAATTAGTGATATTTTTTAAGGATAATGTCATCCACCTAACCAATTGCAAGTCCACTATATAAACTACCTGTCTGACAGTCTTTCATCAATCAACACTCCATCAACTGGCTTTAGCAGCTTCAATCATCTTGTTCTCTCTCTGCTTTCTAAATTCGGTTTAGAGCAAGAGATGGGTTCTTCATCTTATTCTATCGGAGTTTTGATCTTTGCATTgtgttttttgtttcattttcccAATGCAACTGCAGGCGTAACTAGGCACTATCAGTTTGATGTATGCGTTGCAGAGACAATGATctgccattttattttattttttcagtttatcatcttctaatacGATGAGAATCATGCACCAATGAGTTTTTTTGCAATTTAAGTTTGATCAGTTTTGTTTTCAACTTACTATATGTAAAATGTGCAGATTAATATGAAGAATGTGACTCGACTATGCCAGACAAAGAGCATCGTCACCGTAAACGGACAATTTCCAGGACCTCCAATTTTTGCTAGAGAAGGTGACAGGGTGGTTGTTAAGGTGGTAAATCATGTCCAAAACAATATCACCATTCATTGGTAAATGACTAAACTTCGACTATCATTAATAACAATGCCTAGAATTTGAACAACTGATAATACCAAGTTGTGACAAATTTACAGGCATGGAATTCGTCAACTTATGAGTGGATGGAGCGATGGTCCTGCATATGTTACCCAATGCCCCATTCAAACTGGCCAAAGTTATACATACAATTTCACCATAACAGGCCAAAGAGGGACACTATTTTGGCATGCTCACATTTCATGGCTCAGAGCTACACTTTATGGACCTATTATCATTCTCCCCAAACCTAACGTTCCATACCCATTCGTGAAACCGTACAAAGAAGTCCCCATGATCTTTGGtaagtaattatttttttactaCAAACTGGTAAATTTCATCTGTTTCGTATTAGTACAAGAATATTTTGATCAATTTCTTTACTACTTGGTAACTAACATGACGAATGAAATCAAATAATTTTCAGGAGAATGGTTTAAAGCAGACACTGAAGCTATCATCAACCAAGCACTTCAAACTGGAGGTGGTCCTAATGTCTCTGATGCCTATACTATCAATGGACTTCCTGGACCATTGTATAATTGCTCAGCAAAAGGTAATAGTGCATGAAAGGTTCTCTTTTAATCATTTTCCTAAAATGACCGTGAAACTTGTAGGTCTCAACTTTTAACTATTGTGCATGGAATGATTGACAGATACATTCAAGTTGAAGGTTAAACCAGGAAAAACATATCTTCTTCGATTAATCAACGCTGCGCTCAATGACGAGCTTTTCTTCAGCATTGCCAATCACACCCTCACTGTGGTCGATGCTGATGCTGTTTATGTTAAACCCTTTGAAACTGATACCATTCTTATCACTCCTGGGCAAACCACCAATGTTCTTCTCAAAGCCAAACCTTATTACCCAAAAGCCTCATTTGTCATGGCTGCAAGGCCATATGTAACTGGCCAAGGCACTTTCGACAATTCTACCACCACAGGTATCCTGGAATACATATCtccatcttcaattaaaagcacGTCAAAGCTTCCACTTTTCGGAGCTACACTTCCTCCACTAAATGATACTTCAGCTGCCACAAATTTCACCTTGAAGTTTCGAAGCTTAGCCAACAAACAATATCCTGCCAACGTACCAAAAAATGTTGACAAGCGATTTTTTTTCACCGTGGGTTTAGGTACAAACCCATGTCCAAAAAACCATACATGTCAAGGACCAAATGGATCAATGTTTTCAGCTTCTGTTAATAATGTCTCATTTGCACTTCCAACCACAGCTCTACTTCAAGCTCATTTTACAGGACAGTCGAACCGTGTTTATAGCCCGTATTTCCCATACTTCCCAATTCATCCTTTCGATTATACCGGTAACAATACAATCAATAACACCAATGTCATTAGTAATACCACAAATTTGGTTGTGTTACCATTCGGTACCAGAGTGGAGCTAATTATGCAGGATACTAGTATTCTTGGTGCTGAAAGTCACCCTCTCCATTTACATGGGTATAACTTTTTTGTTCTGGGCCAAGGATTTGGGAACTATGACCCTATTAATGACCCTGCTAAATTCAATCTTGTTGACCCGGTTGAGAGGAATACAGTTGGTGTTCCTTCTGGTGGTTGGGTTGCTATTCGCTTCCGTGCTGATAATCCTGGTAAGTGAA
This is a stretch of genomic DNA from Papaver somniferum cultivar HN1 chromosome 1, ASM357369v1, whole genome shotgun sequence. It encodes these proteins:
- the LOC113329720 gene encoding dehydration-responsive element-binding protein 2C-like; protein product: MVTTTNVSDEDKKLKTVKKRSSSAATKSRRGCMRGKGGPENSLCKYRGVRQRTWGKWVAEIREPNRGARLWLGTYNTSLEAAIAYDKTAFQLYGSSAKLNLPHHHHHLNHQNPVKSSPASSSFSSTTTSSNPCTQTTQMEENQQTKPSSTVVNNEGCLDLGMGSLQGKEDEGNSVTYKTEEDDSDQIGQYWENLSLTFSDDQDIFRSLDTPMMKEYAAELGGYPSVD
- the LOC113289078 gene encoding laccase-17-like, whose amino-acid sequence is MGSSSYSIGVLIFALCFLFHFPNATAGVTRHYQFDINMKNVTRLCQTKSIVTVNGQFPGPPIFAREGDRVVVKVVNHVQNNITIHWHGIRQLMSGWSDGPAYVTQCPIQTGQSYTYNFTITGQRGTLFWHAHISWLRATLYGPIIILPKPNVPYPFVKPYKEVPMIFGEWFKADTEAIINQALQTGGGPNVSDAYTINGLPGPLYNCSAKDTFKLKVKPGKTYLLRLINAALNDELFFSIANHTLTVVDADAVYVKPFETDTILITPGQTTNVLLKAKPYYPKASFVMAARPYVTGQGTFDNSTTTGILEYISPSSIKSTSKLPLFGATLPPLNDTSAATNFTLKFRSLANKQYPANVPKNVDKRFFFTVGLGTNPCPKNHTCQGPNGSMFSASVNNVSFALPTTALLQAHFTGQSNRVYSPYFPYFPIHPFDYTGNNTINNTNVISNTTNLVVLPFGTRVELIMQDTSILGAESHPLHLHGYNFFVLGQGFGNYDPINDPAKFNLVDPVERNTVGVPSGGWVAIRFRADNPGVWFMHCHLEIHTSWGLKMAWLVLDGKLPNQKLPPPPSDLPKC